From Solanum lycopersicum chromosome 8, SLM_r2.1, the proteins below share one genomic window:
- the LOC101265665 gene encoding cytochrome P450 87A3, whose product MISVGMSIGAFLILIIIHWVYNWRNPRCNGKLPPGSMGWPLLGETIQFFTPNTTLDIAPFVKERMKRYGPIFRTSVVGRPVIVSTDPDLNYFIFQQEGQSFQSWYPDTFTEIFGRQNVGSLHGFMYKYLKNMVLNLFGSESLKKMLPEVEEVAKNKLKRWSGQTSVEMKEATANMIFDLTAKKLISYDSETSSENLRESFVAFIQGLISFPIDIPGTAYHKCLQGRKKAMKMLKTMLEERRAKPRKEGTDFFDYVLEELQKNDIILTEAIALDLMFVLLFASFETTSLAITLATKFLHDHPLALKELTEEHEAIIRSRENPASGLTWKEYKSMKFTFQVINETVRLANIVPAIFRKTLTDINFKGYTIPAGWAVMVCPPAVHLNPAKYQDPLDFNPWRWEGVEINGATRNFMAFGGGMRFCVGTDFTKVQMAVFLHSLVTKYRWQTIGGGNTVRTPGLQFPNGYHVRISEKDEKIL is encoded by the exons ATGATATCAGTTGGTATGTCCATTGGGGCTTTTCTGATTTTGATCATTATACATTGGGTTTACAACTGGAGGAATCCCAGATGCAATGGAAAACTCCCACCAGGTTCAATGGGCTGGCCGTTACTCGGCGAGACCATTCAGTTCTTTACCCCAAATACAACATTAGATATTGCTCCCTTTGTGAAGGAGAGGATGAAAAG GTATGGGCCGATTTTCCGCACTAGCGTGGTGGGACGTCCTGTTATAGTATCTACAGACCCGGACCTAAATTACTTCATCTTTCAGCAAGAGGGACAGTCGTTTCAGAGCTGGTATCCAGATACATTCACTGAGATATTCGGAAGGCAAAATGTAGGTTCCTTGCATGGTTTCATGTACAAGTACTTGAAGAACATGGTACTAAACCTTTTTGGTTCTGAAAGTCTGAAAAAGATGCTGCCTGAGGTTGAAGAGGTGgcgaaaaataaattgaagaggTGGTCAGGTCAGACAAGTGTAGAGATGAAGGAAGCAACTGCCAAT ATGATATTTGATCTAACTGCCAAAAAGCTAATCAGCTATGATTCTGAGACCTCATCAGAAAATCTGCGGGAAAGTTTTGTAGCTTTTATACAGGGGTTGATTTCCTTTCCTATAGACATTCCCGGAACAGCCTACCACAAGTGCTTACAG GGAAGAAAGAAGGCAATGAAGATGCTAAAGACAATGCTAGAGGAAAGAAGAGCAAAGCCTAGGAAGGAAGGAACTGATTTCTTTGATTATGTCCTAGAAGAACTTCAAAAGAATGACATAATCCTCACAGAGGCAATAGCTTTGGATTTGATGTTTGTACTGCTCTTTGCCAGCTTCGAGACCACCTCTCTGGCTATAACTTTAGCCACTAAATTTCTTCACGATCATCCTTTGGCTTTAAAAGAATTAACA GAGGAACATGAGGCAATAATTAGAAGCAGGGAAAATCCAGCTTCTGGACTTACATGGAAAGAATATAAATCAATGAAATTTACATTCCAG GTTATTAATGAAACAGTCAGACTGGCAAATATTGTTCCTGCTATTTTCCGGAAAACACTAACAGATATCAACTTCAAAG GGTATACCATTCCAGCTGGTTGGGCGGTTATGGTTTGTCCTCCAGCTGTACACTTAAACCCTGCCAAATATCAAGATCCCCTTGACTTTAATCCATGGAGATGGGAG GGAGTAGAAATAAATGGAGCAACTCGAAATTTCATGGCTTttggtggtggtatgagatTTTGCGTTGGTACAGATTTCACTAAAGTGCAGATGGCTGTCTTTCTCCACTCCCTCGTGACCAAATACAG GTGGCAAACAATTGGAGGAGGAAACACAGTGCGGACTCCTGGTTTACAGTTTCCCAACGGTTACCACGTTAGGATCTCGGAAAAAGATGAGAAGATTTTATAG